The Hydrogenophaga sp. BPS33 genome window below encodes:
- the modA gene encoding molybdate ABC transporter substrate-binding protein codes for MSLLRRQLAVWTAAATLFLSALPSSHAQAVPTLAAASDLKFAIEEVADRFEKDTGNKLRLVFGSSGNFKTQILQGAPFHLFMSADENFVYELADAGKTEDRGRTYAIGRIVIMVPPDGALKPDGQLKDLAAALKDGRLKKFAIGNPEHAPYGARGKEALQHAGLWESIEGKLVLGENISQAAQFAISGSAEGGIVAYSLALAPSFASRAKFELIPESWHKRLVQRMVLVKGAPPEARAFYQYLSTPAAQEIMVRYSFAMPKE; via the coding sequence ATGTCCTTGCTTCGTCGTCAACTTGCGGTGTGGACGGCTGCCGCCACGCTGTTCCTCTCTGCGCTTCCCTCATCGCATGCCCAGGCGGTGCCCACGCTGGCAGCGGCATCCGATCTCAAGTTCGCCATTGAAGAGGTGGCGGATCGCTTCGAGAAAGACACCGGCAACAAGCTCCGGCTGGTCTTCGGCTCGTCGGGGAATTTCAAGACCCAGATCCTGCAAGGTGCGCCCTTTCACCTGTTCATGTCGGCCGACGAAAACTTCGTCTACGAGTTGGCGGACGCGGGCAAGACCGAAGACCGGGGCCGCACCTATGCCATCGGTCGCATCGTCATCATGGTGCCTCCTGATGGGGCTCTGAAGCCCGACGGCCAACTCAAGGACCTGGCGGCGGCGTTGAAGGACGGGCGCTTGAAGAAGTTCGCCATCGGCAATCCTGAGCACGCCCCGTATGGCGCGCGTGGCAAGGAGGCCCTGCAGCACGCCGGCTTGTGGGAAAGCATCGAGGGCAAGCTGGTGCTGGGCGAGAACATCTCGCAGGCGGCGCAGTTCGCCATCTCCGGCTCTGCGGAAGGCGGCATCGTGGCCTATTCGCTGGCGCTGGCGCCGAGCTTCGCCAGCCGCGCGAAGTTCGAACTGATCCCCGAGAGCTGGCACAAGCGGCTCGTGCAGCGCATGGTGCTGGTCAAGGGGGCGCCACCCGAAGCGCGCGCGTTCTACCAGTACCTGTCCACGCCGGCCGCGCAGGAAATCATGGTGCGCTACAGCTTCGCCATGCCCAAGGAATAA
- a CDS encoding winged helix-turn-helix domain-containing protein produces the protein MKTTLSTSPLDAKTRFRVQVKHAVAIGPGKADVLQAIAETGSIAESGRRLGMSYQRVWSLVRAMNGDFIEPLVLTQRGGNAGGGAALTPTGAETLAIYRAIERDAERAVTKRLPQLLALIRPEAGADS, from the coding sequence ATGAAAACGACCCTCAGCACCTCGCCGCTGGACGCAAAAACGCGCTTCCGGGTTCAGGTCAAGCACGCGGTAGCCATCGGTCCGGGCAAGGCCGACGTGCTGCAAGCGATTGCAGAAACCGGCTCCATTGCCGAATCGGGGCGCAGGCTGGGCATGAGCTATCAGCGCGTGTGGTCGCTGGTGCGGGCCATGAATGGCGATTTCATCGAGCCGCTAGTGCTGACGCAGCGCGGCGGAAATGCGGGTGGAGGTGCTGCGCTCACGCCCACAGGTGCAGAGACCCTGGCGATCTATCGTGCGATCGAGCGTGATGCGGAACGCGCCGTGACCAAGCGTCTGCCTCAATTGCTGGCACTTATCCGGCCGGAGGCCGGTGCGGATTCGTAG
- a CDS encoding arsenic resistance protein, with the protein MLFVSRLTLERHQVWVYLVAIGLGLAAGTAWPEIGPALERLLWPTLAALLFVTFLQVPLLHVRDALRDRRFAVAVLLGNFVVLPLLAWALVKAFDFDPVMRLGVLLVLLVPCTDWFITFSQLGKGDVPRAIAITPLNLVLQLVLLPLYLWLMADAQSLGSWNWATLAPAFLIVLVPLASAVMAERGIETHPKGERLREAMAWWPVPLLALVVFLIAGAQVGTVLDSLGELQTMLPVFVLFLLAAALLAKGIAAQLRLPAEQGRTLAFSMGTRNSFVVLPLALMLPVGWEIAAVVIVVQSLVELLGMVAYVWVLPRHLFR; encoded by the coding sequence ATGCTGTTCGTGAGCCGCCTCACGCTGGAGCGCCATCAGGTCTGGGTCTACCTGGTCGCCATTGGACTGGGGCTGGCCGCGGGCACCGCGTGGCCAGAGATCGGCCCGGCGTTGGAACGCCTGCTGTGGCCCACACTGGCGGCACTGCTGTTCGTGACCTTCCTGCAGGTACCCCTGCTGCACGTGCGGGATGCCCTGCGCGACCGGCGTTTCGCGGTGGCCGTGCTGCTGGGCAATTTTGTTGTGCTGCCCCTGCTGGCCTGGGCGCTGGTGAAGGCATTCGACTTCGATCCGGTCATGCGTCTGGGCGTCTTGCTGGTCCTCCTAGTGCCTTGCACCGACTGGTTCATCACCTTCAGCCAGCTGGGCAAGGGCGACGTGCCGAGAGCGATCGCCATCACACCGCTGAATCTGGTGCTGCAGCTGGTCCTGCTGCCGCTGTACCTGTGGCTGATGGCGGACGCCCAGAGCCTGGGTTCCTGGAACTGGGCTACGCTGGCGCCCGCCTTTTTGATCGTGCTGGTGCCCTTAGCGAGCGCTGTCATGGCCGAGCGGGGGATAGAGACGCATCCCAAGGGCGAACGCTTGCGAGAGGCGATGGCCTGGTGGCCGGTGCCGCTGCTGGCCTTGGTGGTGTTTCTGATTGCAGGCGCGCAGGTGGGCACGGTGCTGGACTCCCTGGGTGAATTGCAAACCATGCTGCCCGTCTTCGTGCTGTTCCTGCTTGCCGCCGCCTTGCTGGCCAAGGGCATCGCGGCTCAACTTCGCTTGCCTGCCGAGCAGGGGCGAACCCTGGCGTTCAGCATGGGCACGCGCAACTCCTTCGTGGTGCTGCCCCTGGCCCTGATGCTTCCCGTGGGCTGGGAGATTGCCGCCGTCGTCATCGTCGTACAGTCTCTGGTGGAGTTGCTCGGTATGGTGGCTTATGTCTGGGTGTTGCCCAGGCACCTTTTCAGATAG
- a CDS encoding MerR family transcriptional regulator yields the protein MKNRTTVAVPAPEQLPIGVLAKRVGFAVSAIRYYEEVGLIPAAMRRESGHRAYPDTVQDVLILIRHCRDLGFSIEETRELVTLSTSAERDCVEARSIAQGHLTSVRAKMAELRRLERSLARYVQACSEGCVGGPAPDCTILADLRQGTPASADAVGCCS from the coding sequence GTGAAGAATCGAACAACCGTTGCAGTCCCTGCGCCAGAGCAGCTGCCCATCGGTGTCCTGGCCAAGCGCGTCGGCTTTGCCGTCTCGGCCATCCGTTACTACGAGGAAGTGGGGTTGATCCCCGCCGCGATGCGCCGCGAAAGCGGGCACCGCGCCTACCCTGACACGGTTCAGGACGTGCTCATCCTCATCCGGCACTGCCGTGACCTGGGCTTCTCCATCGAAGAGACCCGAGAGCTGGTCACGTTGTCGACCAGTGCCGAGCGCGACTGCGTGGAGGCACGCTCGATCGCTCAAGGGCATCTCACCTCGGTGCGGGCCAAGATGGCCGAGCTGCGCCGCCTGGAGCGAAGCCTGGCGCGATACGTCCAAGCCTGCAGCGAAGGCTGTGTCGGCGGCCCCGCCCCCGACTGCACCATCCTGGCCGACCTGCGCCAAGGCACGCCCGCTTCGGCCGATGCGGTGGGATGCTGTTCGTGA
- a CDS encoding copper-binding protein gives MKKIAIASLVMAAASISFAQSTMGDMKGMDMAKKPVVGAQTVHAANGTIKKIDVKAGSVVISHGPVSSLNWPPMTMGFKVKDKDLLAKLAVDKKIDFSFIKEGDDYVVTTVK, from the coding sequence ATGAAGAAGATCGCCATCGCTTCCCTCGTTATGGCCGCAGCGTCCATCAGTTTCGCCCAGTCAACCATGGGCGACATGAAGGGCATGGATATGGCCAAGAAGCCCGTTGTCGGTGCTCAAACCGTGCATGCAGCGAACGGCACGATCAAGAAGATTGATGTCAAGGCAGGCAGCGTCGTGATCTCTCACGGTCCTGTCAGCAGCCTCAACTGGCCGCCTATGACCATGGGCTTTAAGGTCAAGGACAAGGACCTGCTGGCCAAGCTGGCAGTCGACAAGAAGATCGACTTCAGCTTCATCAAAGAGGGCGACGACTACGTCGTGACGACGGTGAAGTAA